From the genome of Bradyrhizobium elkanii USDA 76, one region includes:
- a CDS encoding metal-dependent hydrolase family protein gives MSTILFKNAALLDPLRSDLLEGHHVLVEDRLIKEVSDRPIEASADRVIDLKGKTLMPGLIDLHVHAVAVELDLSQQARMANVLVTLRSTMLLRGMLKRGFTTVRDAGGAGYALKQAIDTGLTDGPRLFVSGRALSQTGGHGDGRARSDYLADPTCSCCVRVGAIARVVDGVEAVRKAVREELQMGADQIKIMASGGVASPTDPIGAYGYSEDEIRAIVAEARARHTYVLAHAYTAEAIERAIRCGVRTIEHGNLIDLPTARLMAEQGAYVVPTLVTYEALANEGAKYGLPAASVAKIADVRDAGLRSLAIYREAGVKMGFGTDLLGPSQRLQSDEFRIRAELLGPQAVIASATIIGAEVLGMEGKLGRIAPEAFADLLVVEGNPLRDVTCLLGQGEHIPLVMKAGKAEVDRLGG, from the coding sequence ATGTCCACTATCCTCTTCAAGAATGCCGCGCTGCTCGATCCGCTGCGGTCCGATCTGCTCGAAGGCCACCACGTGCTGGTCGAGGATCGCCTGATCAAGGAGGTGTCGGACAGGCCGATCGAGGCTTCCGCCGATCGGGTCATCGACCTCAAGGGCAAGACCCTGATGCCCGGCCTGATCGACCTGCATGTGCATGCGGTTGCCGTCGAGCTCGATTTGTCGCAGCAGGCGCGGATGGCCAACGTGCTGGTGACGCTGCGGTCGACCATGCTGCTGCGTGGCATGCTGAAGCGCGGCTTCACCACCGTCCGCGATGCCGGCGGCGCCGGCTATGCGCTGAAGCAGGCGATCGACACCGGTCTCACCGACGGTCCCAGGCTGTTCGTCTCCGGCCGCGCGCTCAGCCAGACCGGCGGTCACGGCGACGGGCGGGCCCGCTCGGACTATCTGGCCGACCCGACCTGCTCCTGCTGCGTGCGGGTCGGCGCGATCGCGCGCGTCGTCGACGGCGTCGAAGCGGTGCGCAAGGCGGTGCGCGAGGAGCTGCAGATGGGCGCCGACCAGATCAAGATCATGGCGTCCGGCGGCGTCGCGTCGCCGACCGATCCGATCGGCGCCTACGGCTATTCCGAGGACGAGATCCGCGCCATCGTCGCCGAGGCGAGGGCGCGGCACACCTATGTGCTGGCGCACGCCTACACCGCGGAGGCGATCGAGCGGGCAATACGCTGCGGCGTGCGCACCATCGAGCACGGCAATCTGATCGATCTGCCGACCGCGCGCCTGATGGCCGAGCAGGGCGCTTATGTGGTGCCGACGCTGGTCACCTATGAGGCGCTGGCCAATGAGGGCGCGAAATACGGCCTGCCGGCGGCGAGCGTCGCCAAGATCGCCGACGTGCGCGATGCCGGCCTGCGCTCGCTTGCGATCTATCGCGAGGCCGGCGTGAAAATGGGGTTCGGCACCGACCTGCTCGGGCCGTCGCAGCGGCTGCAAAGCGACGAATTCCGGATCCGCGCCGAGCTGCTCGGCCCTCAGGCGGTGATCGCCAGCGCGACCATCATCGGTGCCGAGGTGCTCGGCATGGAAGGCAAGCTCGGCCGCATCGCGCCGGAGGCCTTCGCCGATCTCTTGGTGGTCGAGGGCAACCCGCTGCGCGACGTGACGTGCCTGCTCGGCCAGGGCGAGCACATCCCGCTGGTGATGAAGGCCGGCAAGGCCGAGGTCGACCGGCTGGGCGGGTAG
- a CDS encoding autotransporter, which yields MPAGQGVPCRPARASDRLWGSIGGGGSYSWAGGRYTVFGEATYRASLQDAGDNHSYKGTAGLRVVW from the coding sequence GTGCCGGCTGGTCAGGGCGTGCCATGCCGGCCTGCCCGCGCCAGCGACCGGCTCTGGGGCTCGATCGGCGGCGGCGGCAGCTACAGCTGGGCGGGCGGCCGCTACACCGTGTTCGGCGAAGCCACCTACCGCGCCAGCCTGCAGGATGCCGGCGACAACCACAGCTACAAGGGCACCGCCGGCCTCCGCGTGGTGTGGTGA
- a CDS encoding adenylate/guanylate cyclase domain-containing protein produces the protein MNAPNIESVTPQSGDDVVAWLTNETRDERFIDNIFAELCVRLQQTGIPLKRATMNLLIQHPQWLGARIIWGDGKREAEITRVDYEVRERSEYIGSPVYEIHQGAGEVRERLERAPGRTHALFDEMRAQGLTDYVAWPLLHTLGKRHVVTFATDRSGGFDDADIAELRKVLPVLALVSEIRMKNRLARTLLETYVGTHAGEMILAGATRRGSGTTVRAAIMICDLRDFTRISDSWPRDDVIDLLNDYFDAMSEPIARHGGEILKFIGDGLLAIFPLSDPRACANLLHAVSEARQAMAALSEKNSMMGRAPMNYGIGVHVGDVMYGNIGSRSRLDFTVIGPAVNMASRLEALTKQLGRNVLLSRAFADLVSHDFALEHVGEHSVRGFSEPIELFAYRG, from the coding sequence ATGAACGCCCCCAACATCGAGTCCGTCACGCCGCAATCGGGCGACGACGTGGTGGCCTGGCTGACCAACGAGACCCGCGACGAGCGCTTCATCGACAATATCTTCGCCGAGCTGTGCGTCCGGCTCCAGCAAACGGGTATCCCCCTCAAGCGGGCGACGATGAATCTCCTGATCCAGCATCCGCAATGGCTCGGCGCCCGGATCATCTGGGGCGACGGCAAGCGCGAGGCCGAGATCACGCGGGTCGACTACGAGGTCAGGGAGCGCTCGGAATATATCGGTAGCCCGGTCTACGAAATCCACCAGGGCGCCGGCGAGGTACGCGAGCGGCTCGAACGGGCGCCTGGCCGCACGCATGCGCTCTTTGACGAGATGCGCGCGCAAGGCCTGACCGACTATGTGGCGTGGCCGCTGCTGCATACGCTCGGCAAGCGGCATGTCGTGACATTCGCGACCGACCGGTCCGGCGGTTTCGATGACGCTGACATCGCCGAGCTGCGCAAGGTGCTGCCGGTGCTGGCGCTGGTCAGCGAAATCCGGATGAAGAACCGCCTGGCGCGGACGCTGCTCGAGACCTATGTCGGCACCCATGCCGGCGAGATGATCCTGGCGGGTGCGACGAGGCGGGGCAGCGGCACCACGGTCCGCGCCGCGATCATGATCTGCGACCTCAGGGACTTCACGCGGATCTCGGATTCCTGGCCGCGCGACGACGTCATCGATCTCCTCAACGACTATTTCGACGCGATGTCGGAGCCGATCGCGCGGCACGGCGGGGAAATCCTGAAATTCATCGGCGACGGTCTGCTTGCGATTTTCCCGCTCAGCGATCCCAGGGCCTGCGCCAACCTGCTGCATGCGGTGTCCGAGGCGCGGCAGGCGATGGCGGCGCTGAGCGAAAAGAACAGCATGATGGGCCGCGCGCCGATGAATTACGGCATCGGCGTCCATGTCGGCGACGTCATGTACGGCAATATCGGATCGCGCAGCCGGCTCGACTTCACGGTGATCGGCCCCGCGGTGAACATGGCCTCGCGGCTCGAGGCTCTGACCAAGCAATTGGGACGAAACGTGCTGCTGTCGCGCGCCTTCGCCGATCTGGTCTCGCACGATTTCGCGCTCGAGCATGTCGGCGAGCATTCGGTGCGCGGTTTCAGCGAGCCGATCGAGCTGTTTGCATATCGCGGCTGA
- a CDS encoding chloride channel protein — protein MTFPSNRQRRLFRLVSARWQRRALFLLGGIAVGAAAVALAQLADLAQIAFGAVVSHFQYASLMLTPAGFALSVFLTNRFFQNAQGSGIPQAIAARHLTDQTARESLVSLRVAAGKILLTLFGLLCGASVGREGPTVQIGASIMFALGRFSPRRQPGLILAGAAAGVAAAFNTPLAGIVFGIEEMSRAFETRTSSLIIGAVIAAGLTSLALMGNYTYFGTSATALRNGTDWLAVPLCGVAGGLAGGLFSRILIAMARGFANPAGRAIKNYPTGFAAICGFAAAICGIASDGAIYGTGYQQVKSALEAGAQLPASFSVWKFLATTFASISGMPGGIFAPSLAVGAGLGSNIAPLFHGAPLPAIMLLGMVSYFAGVVQAPITAFVIVTEMTDNHAMVVPLMAAALIAHASSRLICKEGVYHALAKGFVERAAPAQQITSI, from the coding sequence ATGACTTTCCCCTCCAACCGCCAGAGGCGGCTGTTCAGACTGGTCTCCGCGCGCTGGCAGCGCCGGGCCCTGTTCTTGCTGGGCGGCATTGCGGTCGGTGCGGCGGCCGTCGCCCTCGCACAACTCGCGGATCTGGCGCAGATCGCATTTGGCGCAGTGGTATCCCATTTCCAATATGCCTCGCTGATGCTGACGCCGGCCGGGTTCGCGCTGTCGGTGTTTCTGACCAACCGCTTCTTTCAGAACGCGCAAGGCAGTGGGATCCCGCAGGCGATCGCTGCACGTCATCTGACCGACCAGACCGCGCGCGAAAGCCTGGTTTCGCTGCGCGTTGCGGCCGGCAAGATCCTGCTGACCCTGTTCGGCCTGTTGTGTGGCGCGTCGGTCGGGCGCGAGGGACCGACGGTGCAGATCGGCGCCTCGATCATGTTTGCGCTCGGCCGCTTCTCGCCGCGGCGCCAACCCGGCCTGATCCTTGCCGGCGCGGCCGCAGGTGTTGCGGCCGCCTTCAACACCCCGCTGGCCGGGATCGTGTTCGGCATCGAGGAAATGAGCCGAGCCTTCGAGACGAGAACCAGCAGCCTGATCATCGGCGCGGTGATCGCTGCCGGCCTGACCTCGCTCGCGCTGATGGGCAACTACACGTATTTCGGCACCAGCGCGACGGCCCTGCGCAACGGCACCGACTGGCTCGCGGTCCCGCTCTGCGGCGTTGCCGGAGGTCTTGCGGGCGGCCTGTTCAGTCGCATCCTGATCGCAATGGCACGCGGATTTGCCAATCCGGCCGGACGCGCGATCAAGAATTATCCAACCGGCTTTGCCGCAATCTGCGGATTTGCGGCCGCGATTTGCGGGATTGCGTCCGACGGCGCGATCTATGGCACGGGATATCAGCAGGTCAAATCCGCGCTCGAAGCCGGAGCACAATTGCCGGCGAGCTTCAGCGTCTGGAAATTCCTGGCGACCACGTTCGCCTCGATCAGCGGCATGCCGGGCGGTATCTTCGCGCCCTCGCTCGCGGTCGGTGCCGGGCTCGGCTCCAACATCGCGCCGCTGTTTCACGGCGCGCCGCTGCCGGCCATCATGCTGCTCGGCATGGTCTCCTATTTCGCCGGCGTGGTTCAGGCACCGATCACCGCCTTCGTGATCGTCACCGAGATGACCGACAATCACGCGATGGTCGTGCCCTTGATGGCCGCGGCCCTGATTGCGCACGCGAGCTCGCGCCTGATCTGCAAGGAAGGCGTCTATCACGCCCTCGCCAAGGGCTTCGTCGAGCGCGCTGCGCCGGCGCAGCAGATCACCTCGATCTGA
- a CDS encoding NUDIX hydrolase codes for MPKSSLPKSSKLVAAKRGKVLLVRRRSDGLWMFPGGRRRARETGKDCLKREIKEELPKLKLGRLSLWKEVTARNKRSGRRMSDAIFIAKNAKGRLAIGDKKEIDRAAWQKPRGLRLTPTSRYIRDRLFPRKQRRRR; via the coding sequence ATGCCCAAGTCTTCACTGCCCAAGTCCTCCAAGCTGGTAGCCGCGAAGCGCGGCAAGGTTCTTCTGGTTAGACGCCGATCCGACGGGCTGTGGATGTTCCCCGGCGGGCGCAGGCGCGCGCGCGAGACAGGGAAGGACTGCCTCAAGCGCGAAATCAAGGAGGAGTTGCCGAAGCTCAAGCTCGGCAGGCTCAGCCTGTGGAAGGAAGTGACGGCCAGGAACAAGCGTTCGGGCCGCAGGATGAGCGACGCGATCTTCATCGCCAAGAACGCCAAGGGCCGACTGGCGATCGGCGACAAGAAGGAGATCGACCGCGCCGCCTGGCAGAAGCCGCGCGGCCTTCGCCTGACGCCGACCTCCCGCTACATCCGCGACCGGCTGTTTCCGAGAAAGCAGCGGCGCCGGAGATAG
- a CDS encoding lytic murein transglycosylase yields MIRGWQVATSALAIVVMVATLGAEANAAQCGNGPGGFEAWKQQFSGEASAKGIGATAIAALMQTHYASATIAADRGQRSFGLSLEQFMAKRGSATIVARGRSLKQSQAALFASIQQRYGVPPGPLIAIWGMESGFGSQRGNQNMLSSIATLAYDCRRPEFFTDQLYAALKLIDRGTLSGSTRGSMHGEIGQTQFMPKNVLAYGTGNLDVAANALSSTANFLRAHGWRAGAGYQPGEPNFAAIEAWNAAGVYQKAIAIMGRQIDGQ; encoded by the coding sequence ATGATCAGGGGCTGGCAGGTTGCGACGTCGGCACTCGCCATCGTCGTGATGGTTGCAACGCTGGGGGCTGAGGCGAACGCGGCGCAGTGCGGCAACGGGCCCGGCGGGTTCGAAGCCTGGAAGCAGCAGTTCTCGGGCGAGGCGAGCGCCAAGGGCATCGGCGCCACCGCGATCGCCGCGCTGATGCAAACCCATTATGCCAGTGCGACGATTGCCGCGGATCGCGGCCAGCGCAGCTTCGGCCTGTCGCTCGAGCAGTTCATGGCCAAGCGCGGATCTGCGACCATCGTGGCGCGCGGCCGATCGCTGAAGCAGTCGCAGGCGGCGCTGTTCGCCTCGATCCAGCAGCGCTATGGCGTGCCGCCGGGACCGTTGATCGCGATCTGGGGCATGGAGAGCGGCTTTGGCAGCCAGCGCGGCAACCAGAACATGCTGTCCTCGATCGCAACGCTTGCCTATGACTGCCGCCGTCCGGAGTTCTTCACCGACCAGCTCTATGCGGCGCTGAAGCTCATCGACCGCGGCACTTTGTCCGGAAGCACGCGCGGCTCGATGCATGGCGAGATCGGCCAGACCCAGTTCATGCCGAAGAACGTCCTCGCCTACGGCACCGGCAATCTCGACGTCGCGGCCAACGCGCTGAGCTCGACGGCGAACTTCCTGCGCGCCCATGGCTGGCGCGCCGGCGCCGGCTATCAGCCCGGGGAACCCAACTTTGCCGCGATCGAGGCGTGGAACGCGGCAGGCGTCTACCAGAAGGCGATCGCCATCATGGGGCGGCAGATCGACGGCCAATGA
- a CDS encoding YciI family protein: protein MLYAILAYHVEAEVKSWSAEEDAAVMTGLREVHQRLKGKLGPAARLGDTRNASTLRGPGHGMVIDGPFSETKEQLLGFYVIDCADEAEAIAAARDLRSVNPSAVYEIRALKLYIPGAPFPETAGPRDA from the coding sequence ATGCTTTATGCCATCCTGGCCTATCACGTCGAAGCCGAGGTCAAGTCGTGGAGCGCCGAGGAGGACGCTGCCGTGATGACGGGTCTGCGCGAGGTCCATCAACGGCTGAAGGGCAAGCTCGGCCCGGCTGCGCGGCTCGGCGATACCCGCAACGCCAGCACGCTGCGTGGGCCCGGCCACGGCATGGTGATCGACGGGCCGTTCTCCGAGACCAAGGAGCAATTGCTCGGCTTCTACGTGATCGATTGCGCCGATGAGGCGGAGGCGATCGCCGCGGCGCGCGACCTGCGCAGCGTCAACCCGTCGGCGGTCTACGAGATCCGCGCGCTGAAGCTCTACATCCCGGGCGCGCCGTTTCCGGAGACCGCGGGCCCGCGCGACGCGTGA
- a CDS encoding HEPN domain-containing protein, whose translation MKYSDAVGTIEIAPVYKALGKILVQRFLTERRPIDEQQAERALSSAVKEAKKARTDRTHYFPCRLMHSKEPPSFTIGPVTFYTLERFNKLMAPHYENYLQRGGEDWKKESDERLLASAKHYYDGFTWVGEVNVLNCDDRTSFDRARMAVTGAVNIVHILFGAYHTRRMDIGGPRLATDRRAHMSLDPKQSLYISCSSAATSAVGFEDDWGKFLEGENIAVLLRAADKALETIVNPAIERTLGSRLLDSAAWFGDAVREDSPAAQIIKAVTALERLVLTSEHEDIKRTVSQRSAAIRYDPADTKSFDELESELAEAYVMRSRLAHGSLSPFDPEVRAFAPVCLERVEQVICCGLGLFESHGLFDRELTNRQMAEGFDGLISFAEKRDAASNGAPA comes from the coding sequence GTGAAATACAGCGATGCCGTAGGCACCATCGAAATCGCGCCGGTGTACAAGGCGCTCGGCAAGATCCTCGTCCAGCGCTTTCTGACTGAGCGCCGCCCGATCGATGAACAGCAGGCAGAACGGGCTCTCTCGTCGGCAGTCAAAGAAGCCAAAAAAGCTCGCACGGACCGAACGCACTATTTCCCCTGCCGGCTAATGCACAGCAAGGAACCTCCAAGTTTCACGATCGGGCCAGTTACGTTCTACACGCTCGAACGCTTCAACAAACTGATGGCTCCGCACTACGAAAACTACCTACAGCGTGGTGGTGAGGATTGGAAAAAGGAGTCGGACGAACGACTGCTTGCCAGCGCAAAGCACTACTATGACGGTTTCACCTGGGTCGGCGAGGTCAACGTACTGAATTGCGACGACCGCACCTCGTTCGATCGTGCCCGGATGGCGGTGACCGGAGCGGTCAACATCGTGCATATTCTGTTCGGGGCGTATCACACGCGCCGAATGGATATCGGCGGTCCGCGCCTCGCAACGGACCGCCGGGCGCATATGTCGCTCGATCCCAAACAAAGCCTGTATATCTCGTGCTCCAGCGCCGCTACCTCGGCCGTGGGGTTCGAGGACGATTGGGGCAAATTTCTCGAAGGCGAGAATATCGCGGTACTGCTTCGCGCCGCCGACAAAGCGCTCGAAACGATTGTCAACCCAGCGATCGAGCGGACGCTGGGATCACGCTTGTTGGACTCAGCTGCATGGTTCGGCGATGCCGTTCGCGAGGACTCCCCCGCCGCACAAATCATCAAGGCGGTAACGGCACTCGAACGACTGGTGCTAACCTCCGAACACGAAGACATCAAAAGAACTGTTAGCCAGCGCAGCGCGGCGATTCGGTACGACCCAGCGGACACCAAGTCATTTGACGAACTGGAAAGTGAGCTGGCCGAAGCCTACGTGATGCGGTCTCGCCTCGCCCACGGTTCTCTATCGCCTTTCGATCCGGAAGTCAGAGCCTTCGCTCCGGTCTGCCTGGAGCGGGTCGAACAAGTGATCTGTTGCGGATTGGGCTTGTTTGAGTCGCACGGGCTCTTCGACCGTGAACTGACGAACAGACAAATGGCCGAAGGATTCGACGGTCTGATCTCATTTGCGGAGAAGCGTGACGCCGCTTCCAACGGTGCTCCCGCCTGA
- a CDS encoding ABC transporter substrate-binding protein — translation MRTFNWLRNSAATTVLGAALLGIFGGGEAAAQGKQLTLCWAAWDPANALVELGKDFTKQSGIEMKYEFVPWTSYADRFLNELNSHGKLCDLIIGDSQWIGGAAENKWYVKLNDFFDKEHISMDDFVPATVVGYSQWPKNSANYWALPAMADAVGWTYRKDWFSRPDIQSAFKAKYGRDLAPPKTYDELKQIAEFFQGREIDGKKVYGAYIFTERGSEGITMGVTNVLYNYGFSYDNPKKPYQMQGIVNSAEAAKGLEFYKELYKCCTAPGMTNAYMQEGLDAFKSGQVAMQMNWFAFFPGLYKDPNVGGDKIGFFVNPAGPKGHFTQLGGQGISVVATSDRKDDALAYIKWFAQPAVQQKWWQIGGYSALKAVVDAPDFPKSAAFAPQFLESMGIVKDFWAEPSYAQLLLDMQKRVHDYVVADKGTAQQALDLLVKDWTKVFKEQGKQVASQ, via the coding sequence ATGCGAACATTCAATTGGCTGAGAAACTCGGCGGCCACCACGGTTCTCGGGGCGGCGCTGCTGGGGATATTTGGCGGAGGCGAAGCTGCGGCCCAGGGTAAGCAGCTCACGCTGTGCTGGGCCGCATGGGATCCGGCCAACGCGCTGGTCGAACTTGGCAAGGATTTCACCAAGCAATCCGGCATCGAGATGAAGTACGAGTTTGTCCCCTGGACGAGCTACGCGGATCGCTTCCTCAACGAGCTCAACTCCCACGGCAAGCTCTGCGACCTGATCATCGGCGACAGCCAGTGGATCGGCGGCGCCGCCGAGAACAAGTGGTACGTCAAGCTCAACGATTTCTTCGACAAAGAGCACATCTCGATGGACGACTTCGTCCCGGCGACGGTTGTCGGCTATTCGCAGTGGCCAAAGAACTCGGCGAACTACTGGGCGCTGCCGGCGATGGCCGACGCCGTGGGTTGGACCTATCGCAAGGACTGGTTCTCGCGACCCGACATTCAGTCGGCTTTCAAGGCCAAGTACGGTCGTGATCTGGCGCCGCCGAAAACCTATGACGAGTTGAAGCAGATCGCGGAGTTCTTCCAAGGCCGCGAGATCGACGGCAAGAAGGTCTATGGCGCCTATATCTTCACCGAGCGCGGCTCCGAAGGCATCACGATGGGCGTGACCAACGTGCTCTACAATTACGGCTTCAGCTACGACAATCCGAAGAAGCCGTACCAGATGCAGGGCATCGTCAATTCCGCCGAGGCGGCCAAGGGGCTCGAATTCTACAAGGAGCTCTACAAGTGCTGCACCGCGCCGGGCATGACCAACGCCTACATGCAGGAAGGCTTAGATGCCTTCAAGTCCGGCCAGGTCGCGATGCAGATGAACTGGTTCGCCTTCTTCCCCGGCCTCTACAAGGATCCGAATGTCGGCGGCGACAAGATCGGCTTCTTCGTCAATCCCGCCGGCCCGAAGGGGCATTTCACCCAGCTCGGCGGACAGGGCATCTCGGTGGTTGCGACCTCCGACCGCAAGGACGACGCGCTCGCCTATATCAAGTGGTTCGCGCAGCCCGCCGTGCAGCAGAAATGGTGGCAGATCGGCGGCTACTCGGCGCTCAAGGCGGTGGTCGACGCGCCGGACTTCCCGAAGAGCGCGGCGTTCGCGCCGCAATTCCTGGAGTCGATGGGCATCGTCAAGGACTTCTGGGCCGAGCCGTCCTACGCCCAGCTGCTGCTTGATATGCAGAAGCGGGTGCATGACTACGTCGTCGCCGACAAGGGCACGGCGCAGCAGGCGCTCGATCTCCTGGTCAAGGACTGGACCAAGGTGTTCAAGGAACAGGGCAAGCAAGTCGCCTCGCAATAG
- a CDS encoding carbohydrate ABC transporter permease has translation MDKMTTILQPDHATIPGVSEPAESRAARRVHGLSDRTIAWLFVAPTIALLLAINIFPLVWMIRLSFTSLNLSMSYLPLRFVGLDNFSDILNDEDVWFRLQTTAQFVICSVALQVVVGFGLALLINRQFRGHSFWTTIILLPMMLSPAVVGNFWTLLLQPQIGPFNYLISLFTGVPPSSFSMTGQVALAPWTIVLVDTWMWAPYVMLICLAGLRSIPDYIYEAAEVDRASAWRQFWSITLPMTVPFLMLAVLFRAIENFKMFDMVNLLTSGGPGSTTELVSITLKRAAFEKWRTGYSSALAIILFVTVFGAANIYVKALNKVKQR, from the coding sequence ATGGACAAGATGACGACGATCCTGCAACCCGATCATGCTACGATCCCGGGCGTGAGCGAGCCCGCCGAATCCCGTGCCGCGCGCCGCGTCCATGGTCTGTCCGACCGGACCATCGCGTGGCTGTTCGTCGCGCCGACGATTGCGCTGCTGCTCGCGATCAATATCTTCCCGCTGGTCTGGATGATCCGGCTGTCCTTCACCAGCCTCAACCTCAGCATGTCCTATCTGCCGCTGCGGTTTGTCGGGCTCGACAATTTCAGCGACATACTCAACGACGAGGACGTCTGGTTCCGGCTTCAGACCACCGCGCAATTCGTGATCTGCTCGGTCGCCTTGCAGGTCGTGGTCGGCTTTGGGCTCGCGCTTCTGATCAACCGTCAATTCCGCGGCCACAGTTTCTGGACCACGATCATCCTGCTGCCGATGATGCTGTCGCCGGCGGTTGTCGGCAATTTCTGGACGCTGCTGCTGCAGCCGCAGATCGGCCCGTTCAACTATCTGATCAGCTTGTTCACTGGTGTGCCGCCGAGCTCGTTCAGCATGACAGGGCAGGTCGCGCTCGCGCCATGGACCATCGTGCTCGTCGACACCTGGATGTGGGCGCCGTACGTGATGCTGATCTGTCTCGCCGGACTGCGCTCGATCCCGGATTATATCTACGAGGCGGCTGAAGTCGATCGTGCCTCGGCCTGGCGGCAGTTCTGGTCGATCACGCTGCCGATGACGGTGCCGTTCCTGATGCTGGCCGTGCTGTTTCGCGCGATCGAGAACTTCAAGATGTTCGACATGGTCAACCTGCTGACGTCGGGAGGACCGGGGTCGACCACCGAACTCGTATCGATCACGCTCAAGCGCGCGGCATTCGAGAAATGGCGCACCGGCTATTCCTCCGCGCTCGCCATCATCCTGTTCGTGACCGTGTTCGGTGCCGCCAACATCTACGTCAAAGCGCTCAACAAGGTGAAGCAACGATGA
- a CDS encoding carbohydrate ABC transporter permease, translated as MTAAVAKSVLARSSAHSIVEASPRTKAFAGALVILYALITILPLVWIVATAFKSQSDAIAYPPKVIFEPTLEGYVNLFTVRTRQTPDFIAKLPPPETWYDKLVRKHDMVIAGPSKVVPRFVNSLIIGFGSTFLAVFLGTLAAYAFSRFRIPLADDLLFFILSTRMMPPVAVAIPIYLMYRQLNLTDTRLGMILLYTAVNVSLAVWLLKGFIDEIPREYEEAALVDGYTRLQALRKVVLPQAVTGIAATAIFCLIFSWNEYAFAVLLTSGEAQTMPPFIPFIIGEGGQDWPAVAAATTLFVVPIVMFTVLLRKHLLRGITFGAVRK; from the coding sequence ATGACCGCTGCCGTAGCCAAATCCGTCCTGGCCAGATCCAGCGCACACTCGATCGTCGAGGCCTCGCCGCGCACCAAGGCATTCGCCGGTGCTCTCGTCATCCTCTATGCGTTGATCACGATCCTGCCGCTAGTCTGGATCGTCGCCACCGCCTTCAAGTCGCAAAGCGATGCCATTGCCTATCCGCCCAAGGTGATCTTCGAGCCGACGCTCGAAGGTTATGTCAACCTGTTCACGGTGCGCACCCGCCAGACACCCGATTTCATCGCCAAGCTGCCGCCGCCGGAGACGTGGTATGACAAGCTCGTCCGCAAGCATGACATGGTCATCGCCGGACCGTCCAAAGTCGTCCCGCGCTTCGTCAACTCGCTGATCATCGGGTTCGGTTCGACGTTCCTCGCCGTATTCCTCGGTACGCTGGCGGCCTACGCCTTCTCGCGCTTCCGCATTCCGCTGGCCGACGATCTCCTGTTCTTCATTCTCTCGACACGGATGATGCCGCCGGTCGCGGTCGCGATCCCGATCTATCTGATGTACCGGCAGCTCAACCTGACCGACACCAGGCTCGGAATGATCCTGCTCTATACCGCCGTGAACGTCTCGCTCGCGGTCTGGCTGCTCAAGGGGTTCATCGACGAGATCCCGCGCGAATACGAGGAGGCGGCCCTCGTCGACGGCTACACGCGGCTGCAGGCACTGCGCAAGGTGGTGCTGCCGCAGGCCGTCACCGGAATTGCGGCGACCGCGATCTTCTGCCTGATCTTCTCCTGGAACGAATACGCCTTCGCGGTCCTGCTGACCAGCGGCGAGGCGCAGACCATGCCGCCCTTCATCCCTTTCATCATCGGTGAGGGCGGGCAGGACTGGCCAGCGGTTGCCGCCGCGACCACGCTGTTCGTCGTCCCCATCGTCATGTTCACCGTGCTGCTCCGCAAGCATCTGCTGCGCGGCATCACCTTCGGAGCGGTGCGCAAATGA